In Helianthus annuus cultivar XRQ/B chromosome 9, HanXRQr2.0-SUNRISE, whole genome shotgun sequence, the following are encoded in one genomic region:
- the LOC110879592 gene encoding TLC domain-containing protein 5, giving the protein MEDYGNFYLVVVGGVILWTSAFLLTRKMFPKWSFNLCKRMVSTIHAVFAVILCSISVQDWRCPVCPLASNSSPLQMRILELSLAYFIYDLVCCWLDNNIGIDNLAHHLVSIVGIGAGLAYEMCGSEIVATLLITEISSPFLHLRELLKELGYKNTLLNLAADVSFAVIFTLARMCVGPYLCYVTMSAKNPILIKAVGMGLQLVSAFWFYKIAKVVKYKLITKSTFKTC; this is encoded by the exons ATGGAAGACTATGGCAATTTTTATCTGGTCGTTGTGGGTGGAGTGATCTTGTGGACAAGTGCCTTCTTGTTAACAAGAAAGATGTTCCCAAAATGGTCATTTAATTTGTGTAAACGTATGGTTTCCACAATTCATGCTGTTTTTGCAGTCATCTTGTGTTCTAT atctgttcAAGATTGGAGATGCCCCGTATGTCCCTTGGCTTCAAACTCTTCCCCTCTTCAG ATGAGAATTTTAGAACTCAGTCTTGCTTATTTCATCTATGATTTAGTATGTTGTTGGCTCGACAATAATATAGGTATCGATAATTTGGCTCATCATTTAGTTAGCATTGTTGGAATTGGAGCAGGTCTTGCTTATGAAATG TGTGGATCAGAAATTGTGGCTACATTGTTGATCACCGAGATATCGAGTCCATTTCTCCATTTAAGAGAGCTTCTCAAAGAACTTGGTTATAAAAACACTCTTCTCAATTTAGCAGCTGAT GTTTCATTTGCGGTGATTTTCACACTTGCAAGAATGTGTGTTGGACCATATCTCTGTTATGTTACAATGTCTGCCAAGAATCCTATTCTCATCAAG GCAGTGGGCATGGGACTTCAGTTAGTGAGTGCTTTTTGGTTCTACAAGATTGCAAAAGTGGTGAAATACAAATTGATTACAAAATCCACATTCAAAACCTGTTAA